Genomic window (Trueperaceae bacterium):
CCCTAACCGCCGCAAGTCGACAACTCGCCGATTGCTTCCTAGGAGGAAAAGTGAAGAAGTGGTTCGTATGGGTAGTAGTAGCGGCCCTCGTCGCCGTCGGGTCCGCCCAGGCGCAGAAGCCGCCCGTCTCGAAGGTCGGCGCCCTCATGGCGTACACGGGCGCGCTGGCCGAGTTCGGCCCGGCCATCACCAACGGCATCCAGCTCGCGGCTGACCAACTGAACGCCGCCGCGACCGAGGTGTTCGGCGGCCCGATCGTCGAGGTCGTGCAGGAGGACGCCGCGACGGTGCCCTCCCAGGGCGTCGAGCGCGCCCGCAAGCTGATCAACGCGGACGGCGTCGTGGCCATCATCGGGGCGCTGTCCAGCGGCGTGACCGTGGCCGTCGCCGAGTCGGTGGCCATCCCCGCCGGCGTCATCATGATCTCGCCCGCCTCCACCTCGCCGCTCGTCGGCATGCTGCCCGACAGCCCCGACGTCATCTTCCGCACGACCGCGTCCGACACCCTGCAGGGCGTCGTCGGCGCCATGCTCGCCCGCGGCGAGATCATCGACGGCCACAGCTTCGACAAGGCCGCCATCATGTACGTGAACAACCCGTACGGCCAGGGCCTCGCCGACGCCTTCGAGGCGGCCTTCACGAAGCGCGGCGGCAAGATCACGGCCAAGGTAGCGCATCAGGACGAGCCGCAGCCCACCTACGCCGCCCAGCTCGAGCAGCTCCTGGCCGGCGACCCCGAGGTCGTGCTGGCCATCTCCTACCCCGGCCAGGCGTCCGTGTACATGGCCGAGGCGCGTGACCTCTTCGACTTCACGAGCTGGCAGTTCACCGA
Coding sequences:
- a CDS encoding ABC transporter substrate-binding protein produces the protein MKKWFVWVVVAALVAVGSAQAQKPPVSKVGALMAYTGALAEFGPAITNGIQLAADQLNAAATEVFGGPIVEVVQEDAATVPSQGVERARKLINADGVVAIIGALSSGVTVAVAESVAIPAGVIMISPASTSPLVGMLPDSPDVIFRTTASDTLQGVVGAMLARGEIIDGHSFDKAAIMYVNNPYGQGLADAFEAAFTKRGGKITAKVAHQDEPQPTYAAQLEQLLAGDPEVVLAISYPGQASVYMAEARDLFDFTSWQFTDGTQSLDIVEALGADVIEGQYGTSAGADPEWGGWVTFAADYKDAYGQAPPLPYIDTGYDAMASIGLAIIKAYVDGVEVNSANIAARLRTVSNPPGEVVGVGDFKNAMELIKAGTDVDYSGAAGGVNYDDLGDVVTPMAVWQYHAGSIENVTVLGAADIPLE